CCAAGCGGCTGATGAATGAGGCACTGATGTTGAACCACAAATGAAGAAATTGATGCTAATCAGCTAATGACAGCATTACTTCAGTGCTCTGCCTGAACTGATCCACAGTTCCACTTGAAGCAGGTGTCTCCAGTGGTACAAATAACCTTTAAACAATACTTCTTAAATGATTAGCAACAACAATTAGTAAGTGAAATGCAGTTTATGCAATGGGAATTCTAAAATCTACCACTCACCTTCAAACTCATTTTCACTGCATTTGTGGCTTTTAAATCTGACTTGTGGATGTCAGTGATGTCTTGAACACCCCAAAGTACGTCTTCATATTAAATAATAACTCTACCCAATTAGGATAAGAATAAGAccttataaatatattttgtggcAATCAGTGATGTCGAACAGGACACTAAAACCCCAGACAGAGATTTGTTGGTATGATTTCACATTGGCTCAATAACTTAAGCCTGTTCCACTCCAAATCAACCAAAACTCTTCAGACTAAgcttgctgattaattttctttagtGAATCCCAACCTTAAAAAAACAGCGCTGGTTTTGAATCTTAATCAGATCACTTTAGGTTCCACTAATCTACAGGACATAAATCTCACTGCTTGATTAAAGATTAGAGAATGTGTGCCGTTCTTTCCACATTATTTGGTCTCTATGTATACTCACTCAGGCAGATATCATTTTAGGTCACACATAACTCAAAATAATCAgagatttttttggggggggataatgaatgaataattatgGTTTACATACGGGAGTTGTCAGAGCTTGTAGATACATCCTCTTCCGccatttcttcctcttctgtatCTTGTCCCTCCTTTGCCTCTTCTGGCTCTACCTCTCCCTCGGGTGGGTCAACCCAACGTCCTGGCATAAGAGCAGCAGAGTCGTAGGAGGAGCACAGAGGTCCCACTATGTGAGTGATGAATGACTCCTGTAGTTTAGCGAGTTGCGGAGCTGACCGGTCCATGAATGGGCTGATGGGAAGGCCCAGGCTCGCTTCTTCGTCACCCTAGGAAGGTGCAATCATAGCAGATATGTTAAgtgcaaaaaaaagacaaaatgtaaatatactggAAAATGgaacatttatattatataatgatAAGATTTCAAAGAGGAACAATTTTCTCATCTGTGGCATCTTTCCACAGCTCCATGACATCAAGCTTGAAATGAATCCTTGAGTCAATTCAGTCCACTGAACATTACTTTTTCTTTGAATTCaaacttttcaaaatgtcttaaaactAGTAGAGAGTAAAGGAGAGATTATGAGGCCTCTTTTTCTGTCAAGTTCAGTCATTATCATCAACCAGAAGTTAAGTTTTACCATACATGAGTTCTATGTAAttatgttgtctttatttttactacatatttttaaaaaatcttttctgATGTCAAAAGCTTTTCACTCTATGGGTGGCAGAGAATCagacttttttgtttcttttgttgtcaGATTACATATTCAAACCATTTACAAAATTTCTCACTGtcaaaaagtataaaacagactgaatcataaatcataaattagACTACTTTGCCTATTGAGTTCAACAACACAAAACTTCTTGAATATaagaaataatgttttcatgttgtgaatgttttttgcGTGTATTTCCATTCACCTTAATTGTTCCAtgtactttattattttatatgaagCAAATTATAACTTTATGAAGAAAATTATAGCATTATATGAATTCATACCAGTATTGTTATATCAGTACAAAAGGAAGAATGCAACATATTAAGATTTACCCAGGCTTGCACATGTAAGTAAACTCTATATGACTATATGACACActcagacatactgtatgtcctctGTACAGCTCTACTGGAAAGCACAGAGAGTTCCAGATACAGCGCCTCTGGTTACAGTCTCCAGTAAGTAGGTCAACAAGACTACAAATAGAAAAACATCCTATTGCTGATTTGTAGGTATCAATCATACAAATAAGACTGCTGGCAGAGACTTGCCTCAGTGATGGTGACTATAATCTATGTATTTGTTGCCCGCAAGGTCATCACTGATAAAAATAGTCTGAGAAATTAGACATGGCCATGAAATATACACTTCCCACACCATatcagatgtactgtatgtaatcaTATTTGTTGAAGGAGCCATTTGTGTGACAGCCATCTGAATGGAGGCCAGCTGAAGACAAGCCAAAGTGGAGCCATGCTGTTCCCTCCTCGGCCTTGGGATGCTTCTCAATCACACcttttctatttctctgttctcaTATCTTTCTGTTCTCTATCCACAAAGACAGAGCTATGATGGAAGCATACTGTATCAGTGAGCTAAGACGGCTGAAATCTCATATTtggatttgttttttctgattttattcCTGCTGACACTGTTCATCTTCACACAAACTGAGGATTTAAGTACTGTAATTGTCAAAATACACCTCTAGAGTAGCAATTCCAGCTAAAGACATTGTTCCCAACAGAATCAATAATGGAATAATATGAAATTATTTCTCGgcagaaaacaaatacatatatctcaaaaacaaacagaggaacTCTTCTATTTTGGGATATCTATccatcatttttcaccatttcttgATAAGTAAGGTGACTCAAAGTgggctttttttgtttctcataGTGACTGATGTGACATATGTGTATGATGCTTTCATATATTGTGACAAttatgtattgtgtgtttgttttctgatgtcAGGGCTTTCAAAGCGATTCACTAGGAGGACAGAGGAGCAAAGGCTCCCATCACTATGGCAACCTGAAACCTGGATGGCGTCAGTGCACTGTACTAGTGGTTCATGTAGGAGGTGTGTGTatctatacagtatgtatagtaAGTAATGCAGAGAGAGCgtgagtggagagagagagagttgtttCTTCATTGCTAGAAATTTCTACTGGTGCAATgcataatataatgtaaatgcaagggtgtctatgtgtgtgtgtgtgtgtgtgtgcacatctgtACTGACTCTGTTGCTAACTGAGAGCCTCAGTTCCATCCCTGTGATCTTCCTTTGTGTGACTGTGAATGAGCACTGTCAAGGATGACACATTCAGGTCATCTGTCTCCCCtctgaagagaaaaacatacgCACACCCCTCTGTCTCTCAAAGGACATACATAATTCTCAAAGCTATTATGAGAAATGAACAGAAGGTTTGAGTAAAATAGAAGAATGTTAAGCATCAGACACAGATCAGAGGGAGGACATTTCCCTCGGCAATCAGCACAGCCCAGATTAGAGGTTTCTTGCTGCTACATAATGTTCTGAATGATATCCTTGGTACACAAGTcatcttcattaaaaaaaacaaactaaataaacacAGTATATGCTGATAATAAGTTTGCTGAGTGTTAAATGAACATTGTGCAACAAACTTCTTTTACAGCTTGTACATCAGTGAACAAATGGCAAGATATTTTGTTTTGAGAAGAACGAATATCATGGATACCACTGATACCATTATGCCTCTTCATTAATGCACTCCATAAAATAGCTTCAATTATGGCTTAAGAGTCTCAAATTAGTGGTATTCCACTAACAACACGTCATTGTCAGGCAAGTAATCATAGCTCTCAGGCTAATCAgattttatctttatcattTGCTTGGTGCTACCtcaactgaccaatcagaggcaTTGTTGATTAAGAGCGGGATTTGTTGCCAAGGTGTCCTGCTACATTATTCTCTAATAAATTCATGAGCTAGTAGGTGTGCTTTTTTTGTCCATTCTATTTCTGTTCAAGGGGAGCATGAAACTGCACACATAAAACCTTCCTGAAGGGTCCTTGTGCAAGACACTACATTCCAATCTTCTGCAGATGTGCTGTTATGCAGttgatttatttgattgttgcttattaAGTCATGAATATTTCTTGTTACAGAGAATATATACTCCTGCtgaactgattttttggccacttgggggcagcagaaacaagttgtgaacacaacacttaTGTATATATCACCTTTAAGGTTGATTtggtgaacttgttagcaagcagttgcttatttacacgtTCCAGCAgctatggagcaacattatcattcttttggagttgtgtttctgtccacatGGTGAATGttaagtccaacattcactctcctttagctcAGTTTTTTAGCTCTACTgattcctgagggaaatatctgtctctttagctgttaaatactccactatgttcaccagctagccaCAACCaagtgtgtctgtttgctggtGCTGAGCAGCAGTACCGCAGATTTTTAGAGCTTtgtctctgaaaacagctgcctgctgcagctgaaaacgacgctatgagatctgtgagagtgaaccaaaacaaaagaaattgAGTGGGGTGATGATTCTCTGTTAGTTTATCACTATGAGTGACACCTTAACCATTACACATTgccatttgatacattgttattattaaaaatatcaattttatCTACTTTAAGACTCAAAGCTGAGGTTCAGGGggttttaaatgtacatattgTGTAAAATTTGTAATAGTAAAGTCTTCTGTTTGCAAGCTTAAGTTTATTTCCCATTGTTTTATAAAAATTTCAGGTAAATTCAGTTCAGAGAAAATTCTATTTTTCTGTACCCTTCATTTTTGCTtaggttttttttacacttatttatttatttttcactccTGTTAACAACAGCTTTTGAACGTTTTTGTCACTGGGTATCATTAAGTGCTGACTGTACTCCATACAGTAAGCTCTCAGCAATATGCATGAGGTGATATCTGTTTAATTACTTTTTGagaaattattgttttttaaatactgaGGCCAGatctcaaaaaaaaagtaggaCTGCAGAGGTTTATGACCATACTTGTTCGTAGAACTCGTTGACGATCCCTTCAGTCCACTGCAGATGCAACTCCTTACACTTCAGCGGTCCATTGACATCAGCCATTTTGATGCACATCTGGCACACCAGCAATCGGTCGTTTTCATTAGTCCAATCAATACCGGACACTCCTTCATCACCCACCTGGGGACATGTGCACAGGAAGGTTTGTGTGAAAAACAGAAACCCTGTTATGGATTGTGAAGAACCCCTACTGATTCATTGTCAACTTATATTTAGGACAACCTGGGAGAAAATACTGCTTTTATcacaggaacaaaaaaaaaatcaacgaGAGCTGAGAAGATATAAAAGAGACACAACATGGATGTCTTAGATAGTTTTTGTTTACCTTTGCATTAAACTCTGCTAGGAAGTCAAAGTGCTTTTTGAGGTCAGTGGCCAGGATGGCTTCAATGACTAGGAAGCGGAAGCGCTTGAACTCCACATGTTCAAGGTTAACCAGGAAGTTATACTCAGGTCGAGACATGAAGAGGTTCCACGCTGAAGCTGCATGGTGGTTTTCCAAGACCGAGCGGTCATTGTATAGAAGAGCCTACAGcagaagagagagcagagagaatgaGATATTAACACGTAATCTTGGCTTTCAAGGTGACAAGCATAGAAGCTTATATGGTCCATTTTCTCACCTCATAGCTTTGTTTAGATGCAGGTtaaaaaatctaatctaaaaaGTAATATTAATAGTGACATTTAAGGCCTAAATCAAAGTGTCTATGACCTGAATACATGCTGCTCTCCTGCAGATCTGATTGTATCATGGTTTCTGTTGGCAGCCTTTTTTCTGCTCTTAGTTATTATGCTGCCCTCTACTGTATGTGCAGTATTTTGCTTATTTCTCAATTGTCTATTGGTTGGCATGTGCATTATCATAATTTCAAGCTCTGATGAAATATAAATCATCATGTTTGAGCATTATgaatattcacattcacatcatttcttttcttgttaCATGACCTTTACAACTAGGATAAGCAGTCACATTTTCCATACACATTATACTTATTCAGCTGTGcatcacaaaaatatttaagcTCAAAACAACGGTTTTATATGAGACCTTCCTTCTCTATTCTTCATATTATAATTGCATATTATTTGCTGAGCtcctattttatgtttttttctgctgctagATGAGGTCGCACTCATTTCTAATCTTAAACTCATATTAATGTACTGATGGTCATCTGCTGCTGTTATCAATGCtacataacatttcataaaaagaaaacatctccAAGCCATGAATGTTTTTGAGAATAACGTGATCAAATTAATAATTGTCTGCTGCATTGCTGATATCTACCTTCTTAGCTTGCCAGTGCATATCAGATAAAGTGCTGGTTTTTATTGATCCGACTTAGTTCACTAGATAACATCTGCAGCTGTTGGAGGTGCTGTGTGTGAAATGGTCACAGCTGGTTTCCCATAACACACAGAGAAATTGAAATAGTAGCTGGTTTGGGGCTCTGTGTGCAGTTTTGGGTATTGCTATTCTCCTCCCATTTATAAGCTTGGTGTTGGCTTGTGGGAGCAACTCTACACATATTCTGTATTCACTTACATGGGTTACTTCAGTATACTGAAGTTTGAATGAACTGATAACAAGAAATTTCAATGGAAGCCACccttgtttctctcctctccaggGCCACTGAAACAGACCTACATTTATTTACCTGTGGTGCACTGGTTGCTACTAGAAAGGCGTTGGTTCTTCCAGGGTGGTCATAGTCATGCATGGCAGCGGCTACAAACAAGGCCATGAGCTCCAGACTGGGGATAAGGCCAGACAAGGAGCCATAACCTTCCTCTGGCACAGAGTTCATCTTGGACACCAAGAAGCCTGTAGCACCAGGAGTAATGCCATTCTCTGAGTctacaggcagagagagaacaaagctCAAACCCCAGTCACTGATGGTGCTCTTAGACTGTTTTATCCTGGAAGGAAGTTTCAGCATTTTGACTCAATTCACCTGTTAGAATGAGTCATAAGTGATAAAACAATATCAAGCAAcaacaggagagaaaataaatacagaaataaaatgtgaaggTGAAAGTGAAATTACAAGAGCTATGTTTGCTATGACACTGAACTTTTGACATCGTACTTTATacataaaaaaagtaaatatagaTGGATGAAGTTGTTGAGTTCTGGTGCTGGGTCAGCAGATTAAATTCAACCTTTTATTATATACCAGCAAAtaccagaaaaataaaacaacaacaaaaaaaaaattaaattccGTCTAATTTAATGAAGAGGTGATGGGTTAAAAGTTTGGTCTTGAGTATAAAAAAACTCCTCACCAGTGTGTATCCCGTTCTCAGTCAGCAGGGTGGGCAGGCCTGGCACAGACTGCGTGGTGAGGTACCAAACAGCATGCAGCACGTCAGTGGCATGGATCCGGTTGTGATCTGAGGAGAGTAAAATAAACTGCTGACTCACCACCAGTGGAGGGCAGTAAGACCACTAAGATGAAATCTCAAAcatgctgctgctcagctggaGAAGAAGCAGTTTGATGCTATTAAactggcaaaaaaacaaacagcaaagcCCCTTCTGTAACATTGGTGAAGTAACAGTTTTTTGCCTTTTATACATTGGTCAATGTTATGGGTGGTAAGTTTCATGTTGACGCTGTTCAAACATGACAGAATGGATGGAGACAAGGCTCCTGTGTTGTTGGGTATATGACACAAGACTTCTCTATATTTGGCTTGTttagcttttttgtttgttttatgaatcAATGTGATTATCaattgttatttgttttattgttgctcACAGTGTCTGGACCCCAGTTAGACTTGTGGCCACTATTTGCAAGATaatggggatccaaataaagaataGATGAAATATGCTGCAAAAATAACACACTGACCAGGGCataattttcctgttttcaaaGGAAGTGAACATGGTGGGCTATGAAAACCTATAAAAATTATTTGcacaatgaataaatataattttccaCCAGAAAACAGTGTTTATTTATAATACACAGTTACACcagtttaatttcatttaaaaagtaaaaaccatGTAATAAAgtactaataaaaaaaagtatgtggTCTCACTTTGGTTATATACTGTCATTTAAATTTCTTTCAAAAACACAAGACTTTCAATGCTGTCAAATGTTCTGACAACTAATGCTACCTGTCAGTGCACAATGTCTATGCATCTTCATTCTCAACATGAATCAATTTGATATTTAGCACTAAAATATAACAAACTGGacattattaactaacattATTAACATGCCACAAACTGCTGATGCAGAGAGCAGCCCTGTTAGAGAGGCTTTATTTCACTGACAAAGCAATACATCCACCTTGTGGTAGATGAAGGTAATGTTGGAcatcattttattcacataaaCAATTTGTCAACTCACAAGGGATGTCTCTGTATCCATTCTCCAAAGCATGGAAGTAGTTCATAAACTCTTGTACAGGAATCCTGAAGGTCTCAAACAAACCTGTGTCCTCAAAGAGCCTGTAGGAAACCTAGGACACAACATGAGGAAAACATCATCACTACTGTGAATCAGCTCTGTGGAGGTTTAGATGTATAGTCATGTCTGATAAGAGCAATTCAGCACATTCTTGACTGATATTAACACTGAACTTGTGGGTTTATACTGACAAATCTGCTCATAATCCTAATTAACCCTGCTCTACTGAGTTTTGCTTTAATTCAAtttagtgttgttgttgttgcaagCTGAAGATGCAAATTTACTCTTCCCACTGCTTAAATTGACAGCTAATGGCACTATGATGGTTTATAAAGCTGCTAATGACATACATGTGGACATTTCTGTCAATATGAGTTGCATTTAATTGAGTCactattgatgtgtttttataaaaacaaatgtcataTGGGTTCTAACATTTCATTGCTCATTAGTGCTCACCTGGCTGAGGATACAGCCTGTCTTGCCAAGTGTCTTCTCCATTAGAGTGAAAATGGGAAAGTTCCAGTTGTCAAGTTGACTCATCAGAGGCTCCAGCCCTGGCTTCACCAGAGGCTCCAGGGCCAAGACTGGCTTGTCCTGTGAGTTAAAGGCAAAGGTACAGAGGAGGTATGAAGATAAAGATGGTTTATACCTTATTTTGTAAAATCACTTTCATAATTTCAACTTTTCAGTCACCACAGTCATCAAGAGGCAAATTTAGGTCGTAAGTCAcgattctctctctctctctagatATACACTCATACTGCATCAGAGATTGGTTTCTAGCATTTGAGAAACCagtaaataaaggttaaattgTTGTGAAAATTCAACCTAAATATCACTTTTATCCACTCATATTGTGACAGGGTTTCTGAAGTGTTCACCAAGACTTTTTAAGGCCTTTATAATAGCACATAGAAtgcaatttaatacatttttcacagtcATACTGctcaaagacaaaaacagtaaagacGACAAGGtctacaattatttattatgtaCATGAATTCAGTAACATTTATATCAAAAAATTTTGTCAGTGGTACATAACAATAATTCCTATTagaattaatcaattaatgtgaCCTGTTCCTAGATAAGTGTCAGAAAACTGATGTctggaaaaataatgaattattttaagttaattCAAGTATTATCTAAAACTGACACTTGCCCATTATAAGCCAATGAACTTCCTAGCTACTGTAACTAGCAGTTGCAACAGTGTTTACTACAAGTCTGATGGTGTGATACTCTACAAAAAAGGATTAGCTTCAATCCACTGTCGCACCAGTCTCACACGTAGTTCAGATGTATAACATCTCTGGACAGCCTGCGaccacactgaaaaaaaagttataactAATATTACTGTGACCTTTgtcaattaaacatttaatgcCTTTTAAGGCCTTTTTTGACTGAATTCAATGCTATTAAGACATTTTCAAGATATGCAAATACCTTGTTAGAAACCACTGCTCcaccttttttatttcttactgTCTTTGAGGGAATTTGCAACACATCTGTAGTCATTACCAAAAGGAAgcctttctgtttctgtctacCTCTGGTGATGGCAAGAGTGGGTGAAGAACGATGCCCTCTGCCGGATAATCCCCGCAACCTTCCCTCACTTCAGGCTGCTTCCtgcctccctctccttcctcttcattcTGTGCAAAGTCACTGCTATCACTGTGGTTGGTCTCATAGGTGCTGTCGTAGGTGCTGTCGTAGTCTGAAGACGCTACTACACGCTCATCTGAGGGGgacaaaaaaaattgttaaaaatgtgcAATTTTCTGTAACCAAATTGGTGGTTATGAAAAGTTACAATAGGGAGAAGGTCAGTATGAGTGAATTAAATAATCAGTCCAGAAAATAAGCTAAAAATGAGAGAAGACAATACTAATCAAACAGGTTACAGTAAACTCTTGAAGTTTTGGAATACCAGTGTGCTGGTGGAAATACCGTACATGACCAAATTTCTCccaacactttttatttctcttctctagctgatggatggatgtgttTAATATCGAACAGAAGCTGAGATGCTTGCAGTGCTGAGTTTACCTGGATGGGGTATTCTGTCTCCTTTGTCAACAGATTCTACCCCGTGGTTCAGTCGATTGTTGAACGGCCTGCCACagctgaaagaaagagagcagagaaacatTTCCATACAAATGGACGCATTTAGACATAGATGCTTTCAAAGCCTTATTCCACTATTTGTGAATTCCAGTATATTACCTGCTACAGAGCGATGGAGGCCGCCAGTGAGGGGTGGTGGAGCTGGGGGCGCTCTGGCTGTGAGTTAAGGCTCTGTGGTGGCTCTTGGGGGCCACAGAGCCAGGGGTTCGCTCTGTCAGGGGCCCAGCCGGCTCAGGAAGCTGCACTGAACATGTCTTGATGGTAGGGCTGGAGACAGGAGTGCCCTGGACAGGAGGTGATGGGCATGGAGAGCCCAGAGGTGATATGTTGGAGGGGGGGAAAcctgaaaaagaaacagacactGTTTCTGCACTGATATGACTCTGATGATTCAGTCTTCAAAGTACTGTGTGGAACTACTCCTTCTTTCCCTTTATGCTGATTTTTACACACACCCTCACCTGGTCTTCCCAGTGGTTTGCTGTAGAGGTGGTTGGAGGTGACAGTGGCAGCACAGGAGGCGGACATGGAGCGGCTCTTTGAGATGGTCATCATCACTGAGTTGTTCCATGATTCACTGGTTTAATGTAAGGAAACAGTCAGATAAATGAATTATTGTAAGCCTAAATTGTAT
This region of Thunnus maccoyii chromosome 6, fThuMac1.1, whole genome shotgun sequence genomic DNA includes:
- the LOC121899294 gene encoding cGMP-inhibited 3',5'-cyclic phosphodiesterase A-like isoform X3, which gives rise to MERRHSASIIMGHHQDNARPPKQSSGTSVVVDITVMGEAHGLISDLLADPSLPPNTCSSLKAVSSLLSTQICLQPLHRPRIPADTHTCSDSEDGPEKIERLAIPKRLRRSLPPGLLRRISSTWTTTTSATGLPTIEPGPVRRDRSASIKHTTDSESWNNSVMMTISKSRSMSASCAATVTSNHLYSKPLGRPGFPPSNISPLGSPCPSPPVQGTPVSSPTIKTCSVQLPEPAGPLTERTPGSVAPKSHHRALTHSQSAPSSTTPHWRPPSLCSSCGRPFNNRLNHGVESVDKGDRIPHPDERVVASSDYDSTYDSTYETNHSDSSDFAQNEEEGEGGRKQPEVREGCGDYPAEGIVLHPLLPSPEDKPVLALEPLVKPGLEPLMSQLDNWNFPIFTLMEKTLGKTGCILSQVSYRLFEDTGLFETFRIPVQEFMNYFHALENGYRDIPYHNRIHATDVLHAVWYLTTQSVPGLPTLLTENGIHTDSENGITPGATGFLVSKMNSVPEEGYGSLSGLIPSLELMALFVAAAMHDYDHPGRTNAFLVATSAPQALLYNDRSVLENHHAASAWNLFMSRPEYNFLVNLEHVEFKRFRFLVIEAILATDLKKHFDFLAEFNAKVGDEGVSGIDWTNENDRLLVCQMCIKMADVNGPLKCKELHLQWTEGIVNEFYEQGDEEASLGLPISPFMDRSAPQLAKLQESFITHIVGPLCSSYDSAALMPGRWVDPPEGEVEPEEAKEGQDTEEEEMAEEDVSTSSDNSQRQETKKESRRKVFCQITQHLLENHEMWKRVIAAEVQEEAQKEDPNCISSPTDPITAIHEEEEEQASKEEESGDSLDEREEVPAIEEEEILPQSETSGEKEEEPE
- the LOC121899294 gene encoding cGMP-inhibited 3',5'-cyclic phosphodiesterase A-like isoform X2 produces the protein MALEADSDRGSSRSAHEKYPRAALERNGYVKTCVTPLCQDAGSQSWLRLAVTWTCRGVSSAVCVASVSVILALLLRLVDWDADSSNGNSSRSDSRLHFAAGCAVELLLTACYCVSPVFTLICAFFWVGLYLIRCGVLIRTAVFLLAVCHLGEAAAQSLLRGAEEQLLSLPATLVVLGCLGSGALLVVRLGQGVSILVFISVIRAVSLVSLSRVRASWRPYLAYLLGLLGVLLARYADRLLPASGTSGTGCCGSVTGAKEEDIPVFKRRRRSSSIAASEMMAHSQSNSKSHRRTSLPCIPRDQSSGTSVVVDITVMGEAHGLISDLLADPSLPPNTCSSLKAVSSLLSTQICLQPLHRPRIPADTHTCSDSEDGPEKIERLAIPKRLRRSLPPGLLRRISSTWTTTTSATGLPTIEPGPVRRDRSASIKHTTDSESWNNSVMMTISKSRSMSASCAATVTSNHLYSKPLGRPGFPPSNISPLGSPCPSPPVQGTPVSSPTIKTCSVQLPEPAGPLTERTPGSVAPKSHHRALTHSQSAPSSTTPHWRPPSLCSSCGRPFNNRLNHGVESVDKGDRIPHPDERVVASSDYDSTYDSTYETNHSDSSDFAQNEEEGEGGRKQPEVREGCGDYPAEGIVLHPLLPSPEDKPVLALEPLVKPGLEPLMSQLDNWNFPIFTLMEKTLGKTGCILSQVSYRLFEDTGLFETFRIPVQEFMNYFHALENGYRDIPYHNRIHATDVLHAVWYLTTQSVPGLPTLLTENGIHTDSENGITPGATGFLVSKMNSVPEEGYGSLSGLIPSLELMALFVAAAMHDYDHPGRTNAFLVATSAPQALLYNDRSVLENHHAASAWNLFMSRPEYNFLVNLEHVEFKRFRFLVIEAILATDLKKHFDFLAEFNAKVGDEGVSGIDWTNENDRLLVCQMCIKMADVNGPLKCKELHLQWTEGIVNEFYEQGDEEASLGLPISPFMDRSAPQLAKLQESFITHIVGPLCSSYDSAALMPGRWVDPPEGEVEPEEAKEGQDTEEEEMAEEDVSTSSDNSQRQETKKESRRKVFCQITQHLLENHEMWKRVIAAEVQEEAQKEDPNCISSPTDPITAIHEEEEEQASKEEESGDSLDEREEVPAIEEEEILPQSETSGEKEEEPE
- the LOC121899294 gene encoding cGMP-inhibited 3',5'-cyclic phosphodiesterase A-like isoform X1; protein product: MALEADSDRGSSRSAHEKYPRAALERNGYVKTCVTPLCQDAGSQSWLRLAVTWTCRGVSSAVCVASVSVILALLLRLVDWDADSSNGNSSRSDSRLHFAAGCAVELLLTACYCVSPVFTLICAFFWVGLYLIRCGVLIRTAVFLLAVCHLGEAAAQSLLRGAEEQLLSLPATLVVLGCLGSGALLVVRLGQGVSILVFISVIRAVSLVSLSRVRASWRPYLAYLLGLLGVLLARYADRLLPASGTSGTGCCGSVTGAKEEDIPVFKRRRRSSSIAASEMMAHSQSNSKSHRRTSLPCIPRDQIMCQPEWDYKRALSRSQSSGTSVVVDITVMGEAHGLISDLLADPSLPPNTCSSLKAVSSLLSTQICLQPLHRPRIPADTHTCSDSEDGPEKIERLAIPKRLRRSLPPGLLRRISSTWTTTTSATGLPTIEPGPVRRDRSASIKHTTDSESWNNSVMMTISKSRSMSASCAATVTSNHLYSKPLGRPGFPPSNISPLGSPCPSPPVQGTPVSSPTIKTCSVQLPEPAGPLTERTPGSVAPKSHHRALTHSQSAPSSTTPHWRPPSLCSSCGRPFNNRLNHGVESVDKGDRIPHPDERVVASSDYDSTYDSTYETNHSDSSDFAQNEEEGEGGRKQPEVREGCGDYPAEGIVLHPLLPSPEDKPVLALEPLVKPGLEPLMSQLDNWNFPIFTLMEKTLGKTGCILSQVSYRLFEDTGLFETFRIPVQEFMNYFHALENGYRDIPYHNRIHATDVLHAVWYLTTQSVPGLPTLLTENGIHTDSENGITPGATGFLVSKMNSVPEEGYGSLSGLIPSLELMALFVAAAMHDYDHPGRTNAFLVATSAPQALLYNDRSVLENHHAASAWNLFMSRPEYNFLVNLEHVEFKRFRFLVIEAILATDLKKHFDFLAEFNAKVGDEGVSGIDWTNENDRLLVCQMCIKMADVNGPLKCKELHLQWTEGIVNEFYEQGDEEASLGLPISPFMDRSAPQLAKLQESFITHIVGPLCSSYDSAALMPGRWVDPPEGEVEPEEAKEGQDTEEEEMAEEDVSTSSDNSQRQETKKESRRKVFCQITQHLLENHEMWKRVIAAEVQEEAQKEDPNCISSPTDPITAIHEEEEEQASKEEESGDSLDEREEVPAIEEEEILPQSETSGEKEEEPE